TAAATGGCAGTGATGCCAATATGGCATCACTTGAGAATTCAAATAAATATAACGAAAAATTATATCAAATTAAATGCTCTAAATAGTTCGTGCTGTAGCAAGGCGGCAAACACAGTTATCCCTAGGAACATACAAAAGTATGTGACTAGGGTAACTTTGTGTAGCCAACAACGTGATAGAACGAAGTATGACGACCAAGAAACAATGCTCTAAATAATTCGTTTTATCACTAGGCGGCAAGCAAACGAGATCCTAGGAGCATACAAAAGTATGTGACTAGGGCGAGTGAGTGTAGCCAACAACGTGATAGAACGAAGTATGACGAGCATTGAGCATTAGGCGAGTAAAGCGCCGTTTGGAAGAGGCAAATTAAATTCAGCAAGAACAATAGCCCCCGTTTTATCAGGTGCCCCTGTAATCAGCACTTCCGACTTAATCCCTGCAATACGCTTTACTTCAAAGTTACAAACGCAAAGAATACGCTTGCCGATTAGGCTTTCAGGCGTGTAATTGACGGTAATTTGTGCGCTAGAGCGTTTAATACCCAGCTCCCCAAGATCAACTTCCATAACATACGCGGGTTTCTTCGCTTTACTGTTTAGCTCTGCACTAATAATGGTGCCAACACGCATTTCAACACGGGTAAAATCACCCCACTCAATAGTTTGCATACCTTCATTCCTAAACTAAATCATTATTGGTCACTAAATTAGCATAGGACACGCAGAAGGCATTATCGCCAAACAATCATTTTATATTGCAAAAAACTCAATAGTCTCAGATGATTTGCAAAAAATAGCCCTCAACAAAAAAACGATTGAGGGCAAACAATGATCGAGATAAAGAGCAAGAGTAAAATAAGACTTACATCGTTGAGAAAGTATTCATAATTATTCCACCAGAGATAATTAACCCCATTGCAAATACCGCAGGGAAATCTGGTTTTTGTTTATATAAAATCATGGAAACTAATGTCACTCCGACAATACCAAACCCACACCATAATGAATAAGCCACCCCGACAGGGATATATCCCATTGCACGGGTCAGAGCAAAATAACATAAACAATAGGCAATGATCACTAAAACAGACGGGCCTAATTTGCTAAAGCTATTGGTTTTTTTAATCATTGAGGTTCCAGTTATTTCAGAACCAATCGAAAGTGCTAGCCATAGAAATCCAGTAAACATAATCTTTCCCCTTAAATTTTAATTAATGAACAGCTTTATTATTGGTGGATAATAATGACTCTTTCGTTTCTTTATTGGGTGCTTCGACTTCTTCTTCAGCCCCCATTTTGGAGAACAGATTCATGATAACAATGCCACTTGCGATCACTGCCATACCAATCATTGCTGCCGTATCAGGATGTTGCCCATAAAACAGCATGCCCAGTGTGGATACCATGAGGATCCCAGTACCTGACCATGTTGCATAAGCTAAGCCTACAGGGATATATTTAACTGCTCGGGAAAGTGAGT
The window above is part of the Providencia sp. R33 genome. Proteins encoded here:
- a CDS encoding DMT family transporter is translated as MFTGFLWLALSIGSEITGTSMIKKTNSFSKLGPSVLVIIAYCLCYFALTRAMGYIPVGVAYSLWCGFGIVGVTLVSMILYKQKPDFPAVFAMGLIISGGIIMNTFSTM
- a CDS encoding DMT family transporter, coding for MSPKAKSWLWMLAVIISETSATSTLKMFDNSEGTTKSLLLALIVVLYVICYYSLSRAVKYIPVGLAYATWSGTGILMVSTLGMLFYGQHPDTAAMIGMAVIASGIVIMNLFSKMGAEEEVEAPNKETKESLLSTNNKAVH
- a CDS encoding tRNA-binding protein gives rise to the protein MQTIEWGDFTRVEMRVGTIISAELNSKAKKPAYVMEVDLGELGIKRSSAQITVNYTPESLIGKRILCVCNFEVKRIAGIKSEVLITGAPDKTGAIVLAEFNLPLPNGALLA